The proteins below come from a single Argentina anserina chromosome 1, drPotAnse1.1, whole genome shotgun sequence genomic window:
- the LOC126795975 gene encoding galactinol synthase 2-like, whose amino-acid sequence MAPELIPSVPKSAALTRPATLPSRAYVTFLAGNSDYVKGVVGLAKGLRKVKTAYPLVVAVLPDVPENHRRILESQGCIVREIEPVYPPENQTQFAMAYYVINYSKLRIWEFVEYNKMIYLDGDIQVYDNIDHLFDLPDGNFYAVMDCFCEKTWSHTPQYKIGYCQQCQERVKWAAELGPPPSLYFNAGMFVFEPSLLTYQDLLKTLKVAPTTPFAEQDFLNMYFRDVYKPIPPVYNLVLAMLWRHPENVELEKVKVIHYCAAGSKPWRYTGKEENMQREDIKMLVQKWWDIYNDESLDLKKQSSAVAASVEAEQAVDMQPFIEALSEAGAFQYVNVPSAA is encoded by the exons ATGGCTCCCGAGCTCATTCCCTCCGTCCCCAAATCCGCAGCTCTCACCAGACCCGCCACCCTCCCCAGCCGCGCTTACGTCACTTTCTTGGCCGGAAATAGTGACTACGTGAAAGGCGTTGTGGGATTGGCCAAGGGCTTGAGGAAGGTCAAAACGGCGTACCCTTTAGTCGTTGCAGTCTTGCCCGACGTCCCGGAAAATCACCGCCGCATTCTTGAGTCGCAGGGCTGCATCGTCCGGGAAATCGAACCCGTTTACCCGCCGGAGAATCAGACCCAGTTCGCCATGGCCTATTACGTCATCAACTATTCCAAGCTCCGTATATGGGAG TTTGTGGAATACAATAAGATGATATACCTGGATGGGGACATTCAAGTGTACGATAACATTGACCACCTGTTTGACTTGCCGGACGGCAACTTCTACGCCGTGATGGACTGTTTCTGCGAGAAGACGTGGAGCCACACGCCGCAGTACAAGATCGGGTACTGCCAGCAGTGCCAGGAGAGAGTCAAGTGGGCCGCCGAGCTTGGGCCGCCGCCGTCGCTCTACTTCAACGCCGGGATGTTCGTGTTCGAGCCAAGCCTCCTGACCTACCAAGATCTCTTGAAGACACTGAAGGTCGCTCCGACGACGCCGTTTGCTGAGCAGGACTTCTTGAACATGTATTTCAGGGATGTTTACAAGCCGATTCCTCCGGTTTACAATTTGGTCTTGGCAATGTTGTGGCGTCACCCCGAGAATGTGGAGCTCGAGAAGGTGAAAGTTATTCACTACTGTGCAGCG GGGTCAAAGCCATGGAGGTATACTGGGAAGGAAGAAAACATGCAGAGGGAAGACATCAAGATGTTGGTGCAGAAATGGTGGGACATCTACAACGACGAGTCGTTGGACTTGAAGAAACAGAGCAGCGCTGTGGCTGCGTCGGTTGAGGCTGAGCAAGCGGTGGACATGCAGCCTTTTATTGAGGCTCTATCCGAGGCGGGAGCTTTCCAGTATGTGAATGTCCCATCTGCGGCTTAG